A single Brienomyrus brachyistius isolate T26 chromosome 11, BBRACH_0.4, whole genome shotgun sequence DNA region contains:
- the LOC125751603 gene encoding sal-like protein 1 isoform X2, which translates to MAPCCSPFTHPPLAHGYTTSSISGDVGPCPEGSPRAEPDTRVCGSCCAEFFDLADLERHQKNCTKNPLVLIVNDGPASPPEPFSPGSPSEDPDELVGDSAAGADRIECSGPTESSGPEEVESMDVDVPPAHCSGSANSHGSVVSSLDHSGNVGTGSGPATGASAISTSLPQLANLNDLGGLSMISSNVIIENLQSTKVAVAQFSQGTRSSGTGCKVAVPALMEQLLALQQQQVHQLQLIEQIRHQILLLASQSPETAEAPRSPSRMSGTGTSPLSALSSHLSQQLAAAAGLAQSLASQSASISNLKHLTAAAAVVQLPQGDPGSAAAPSGGESSQSIGTPSTVGTLSSERQPAQPPLGNPSLVKTSTAAFGIGNLLNPVANPLLPQTLPSNPMFPNSLPSVGTTVEDLSSLAALAQQRKGKSPSITSFEPKSSPEEAFFKHKCRFCAKVFGSDSALQIHLRSHTGERPYKCNICGNRFSTRGNLKVHFQRHKEKYPHIQMNPYPVPEHLDNIPTSTGIPYGMSMPPEKPVTSWLDSKPVLSTLTSSVGLLLPPTLHSLPPFIKKEESHSVAIMSPSSSIRSDSGAAELSAKTNDCVSEEGEGGTLPTSNGKTEESTQPINFFTSVSSAMESSRDCATGSPPVTTNPLVPLMSEPFKAKFPFAGLLEPIHTSETSKLQQLVENIDRKGSDPNECVICHRVLSCQSALKMHYRTHTGERPFKCRVCGRAFTTKGNLKTHYSVHRAMPPLRVQHSCPICQKKFTNAVVLQQHIRMHMGGQIPNTPLPDTYPESMGSDAGSFDERNFDDLENFSDDNMESMEDFPDSSIPDTPRSTEASQDSRCSSPGQPEHIGRGSVEGQTKVTQQELLEELQASRARSMENGSLEGDRLTNDSSSLGGDVESQSAGSPTLSESTSSMQAPSPTNSAPVHRKSPNFEDRQLKALSLDHINMGSKQPPATGALDLTSCNSSKDALTMMFPFRERSTFKNTACDICGKTFACQSALDIHYRSHTKERPFICTACNRGFSTKGNLKQHMLTHQMRDLPSQLFEPSTPSPSPSLLSTSSLASMIKTEVNGFLHGSYQDAKDPVVSLATSQPATSPPVLSSAPPRRTPKQHNCNSCGKTFSSSSALQIHERTHTGEKPFACTICGRAFTTKGNLKVHMGTHMWNSAPARRGRRLSVDGPMAFLGTNPVKFPEIFQKDMVSRAGNGDPTGFWNQYAAAFSSGLAMKANEISVIQNGGLPPLSGGVGHGGSSPLGGGTGSMEKLPVSEASSALAGLEKMAGADNGTHFRFARFMEDNKEIVTN; encoded by the exons ATGGCCCCCTGCTGTTCTCCATTTACCCACCCTCCCTTGGCTCATGGCTATACAACTTCTTCTATCTCTG GGGACGTTGGGCCTTGTCCAGAGGGCTCCCCGAGAGCGGAGCCGGACACCCGTGTCTGCGGGAGCTGCTGCGCGGAGTTTTTTGACCTCGCCGACCTGGAGCGGCACCAGAAGAACTGCACTAAGAACCCGTTGGTCCTGATCGTGAACGACGGCCCGGCTTCCCCTCCCGAGCCGTTCTCCCCGGGCTCGCCAAGCGAAGACCCCGATGAGCTGGTGGGCGACTCGGCGGCAGGCGCTGATCGCATCGAGTGTAGCGGCCCCACTGAGAGCAGCGGCCCGGAAGAAGTGGAATCCATGGATGTCGACGTGCCCCCAGCTCACTGTAGCGGCAGTGCCAATAGCCACGGTTCTGTCGTGAGCAGCCTGGACCACAGTGGCAATGTCGGGACTGGTTCTGGTCCGGCCACCGGAGCCTCGGCCATATCCACGTCTCTACCTCAGCTAGCCAATCTGAACGATCTAGGCGGTCTGTCCATGATCAGCAGCAACGTCATCATCGAGAACCTACAAAGCACCAAGGTGGCTGTGGCTCAGTTCTCCCAGGGAACCCGCTCCAGCGGTACTGGCTGCAAAGTGGCGGTACCGGCCCTGATGGAGCAGCTTCTGGctttgcagcagcagcaggtccACCAGTTACAGCTCATCGAGCAGATCCGCCACCAGATCCTGCTGCTGGCATCACAAAGCCCCGAGACGGCCGAGGCACCCAGAAGCCCCTCCAGGATGTCGGGGACGGGCACCAGCCCGCTGTCGGCCCTCAGCTCACACCTCTCCCAGCAGCTAGCTGCGGCCGCAGGGCTGGCTCAGAGTCTTGCCAGCCAATCTGCCAGCATCAGCAATCTGAAACACTTGACGGCAGCGGCGGCAGTGGTGCAGCTACCTCAGGGTGACCCTGGCAGTGCAGCGGCACCCTCTGGGGGCGAGTCGTCTCAGAGCATTGGCACGCCATCGACTGTGGGCACCCTGTCCTCAGAAAGGCAACCTGCACAGCCTCCCCTTGGCAATCCATCACTGGTGAAAACATCCACGGCTGCTTTTGGGATAGGGAACCTTTTAAATCCTGTAGCAAATCCGCTACTACCTCAGACCCTTCCTAGCAATCCCATGTTCCCTAACTCACTGCCCAGTGTGGGCACAACTGTGGAAGACTTGAGCTCACTGGCTGCCCTGGCACAGCAAAGGAAAGGCAAGTCCCCCAGCATCACCTCATTTGAGCCCAAGAGCAGTCCAGAGGAGGCTTTCTTCAAACACAAATGCAGATTCTGTGCCAAGGTGTTTGGGAGTGACAGTGCCTTGCAGATCCACCTGCGGTCTCATACTGGGGAGAGGCCGTACAAATGTAACATCTGCGGGAACCGCTTCTCCACCCGTGGGAACCTGAAAGTCCACTTCCAGAGGCATAAAGAGAAGTACCCTCACATCCAGATGAACCCTTACCCCGTTCCAGAACATTTAGATAACATTCCGACCAGTACTGGCATTCCATATGGCATGTCCATGCCACCGGAAAAGCCAGTAACCAGTTGGCTGGATAGTAAGCCGGTTCTGTCTACCCTGACCTCCTCCGTGGGCCTATTGCTTCCACCAACCCTCCACAGTCTGCCCCCTTTcattaagaaagaggagagcCATTCTGTGGCCATTATGAGCCCCTCAAGCTCCATCAGAAGCGACTCAGGTGCGGCCGAGCTCTCTGCAAAGACTAACGATTGTGTCTCAGAAGAAGGCGAAGGTGGTACCCTTCCTACCTCAAACGGGAAGACCGAAGAGAGCACTCAACCCATCAACTTCTTCACCAGTGTAAGCTCTGCCATGGAGAGCAGCAGAGACTGTGCCACCGGCAGCCCTCCTGTGACCACCAATCCTCTGGTGCCGCTCATGTCTGAGCCCTTTAAGGCTAAGTTCCCCTTCGCAGGGCTCCTGGAGCCCATTCACACCTCGGAGACCTCCAAGCTGCAGCAGCTCGTGGAGAACATTGACAGGAAGGGGAGTGACCCTAACGAGTGCGTCATCTGTCACCGAGTGCTCAGCTGCCAGAGTGCGCTGAAGATGCACTACCGCACACACACTGGTGAGAGGCCCTTCAAGTGCAGGGTGTGTGGCCGCGCGTTCACCACCAAGGGCAACCTGAAGACGCACTACAGTGTCCACCGTGCCATGCCCCCACTCCGGGTCCAGCACTCCTGCCCTATCTGTCAGAAGAAGTTCACCAATGCTGTGGTCCTGCAGCAGCACATCCGTATGCATATGGGAGGGCAGATTCCCAATACCCCCCTCCCTGACACTTACCCTGAGTCTATGGGGTCAGATGCGGGCTCCTTCGATGAGAGAAACTTCGATGATTTGGAGAACTTCTCTGATGACAACATGGAAAGCATGGAAGACTTCCCCGACAGCAGTATTCCAGACACGCCCAGATCTACCGAAGCCTCCCAAGACAGCCGTTGTTCCTCCCCGGGTCAACCTGAGCATATTGGGAGGGGAAGTGTGGAGGGCCAGACCAAGGTGACCCAGCAAGAGctactggaggagctgcaggccAGCAGAGCAAGATCCATGGAAAATGGCTCCTTGGAGGGGGACCGCCTCACCAACGACTCCTCATCCCTGGGGGGTGATGTCGAGAGCCAAAGTGCTGGAAGCCCAACTCTTTCCGAGTCTACCTCGTCAATGCAGGCTCCGTCTCCCACCAACAGTGCCCCTGTTCACCGCAAGTCCCCCAACTTTGAGGACCGACAGTTGAAGGCTTTGTCACTGGACCATATTAATATGGGTTCCAAGCAGCCCCCAGCCACTGGGGCTCTAGATCTGACATCCTGTAACTCCTCAAAGGACGCCCTGACCATGATGTTTCCCTTCCGTGAGCGCAGCACCTTCAAGAACACGGCGTGTGACATCTGTGGCAAGACCTTCGCCTGCCAGAGTGCCTTGGACATTCATTACCGAAGTCATACCAAAGAGAGACCGTTCATTTGCACAGCCTGCAACCGGGGCTTCTCTACCAAGGGCAACCTCAAGCAGCACATGCTTACTCACCAGATGCGAGACCTGCCCTCACAGCTCTTTGAACCCTCCACCCCGAGCCCCAGTCCTTCACTCCTCTCCACCAGCTCCCTGGCCTCCATGATCAAGACGGAGGTTAACGGCTTCCTCCACGGCTCCTACCAGGATGCCAAGGACCCTGTGGTGAGCCTGGCGACATCGCAGCCTGCCACATCGCCCCCAGTGCTCTCTTCGGCCCCCCCTCGGCGGACACCTAAGCAGCATAATTGCAACTCCTGTGGAAAGACCTTCTCCTCTTCCAGTGCCCTGCAGATCCACGAACGGACGCACACTGGGGAGAAACCATTCGCATGCACTATCTGTGGACGAGCTTTCACTACCAAAGGCAATCTCAAG GTTCATATGGGAACTCACATGTGGAACAGTGCCCCTGCCAGGCGGGGCCGCAGGCTATCTGTGGATGGTCCCATGGCCTTTCTGGGCACCAACCCCGTGAAGTTTCCCGAGATCTTCCAGAAGGACATGGTGTCGCGAGCCGGCAACGGCGACCCCACTGGCTTCTGGAATCAGTACGCCGCAGCCTTTTCCAGCGGCCTGGCCATGAAGGCCAACGAGATCTCGGTCATCCAGAACGGgggtctgccacctctgtctggGGGTGTGGGCCACGGGGGCAGCTCCCCTCTGGGGGGCGGCACGGGGAGTATGGAGAAGCTGCCCGTCTCCGAGGCGAGCAGCGCACTTGCTGGGCTGGAGAAGATGGCTGGCGCTGACAATGGGACCCATTTCCGCTTTGCGCGCTTCATGGAGGATAATAAAGAAATAGTCACCAACTAG
- the LOC125751603 gene encoding sal-like protein 1 isoform X1 has protein sequence MSRRKQAKPQHFQSDPRLALSEHNGDVGPCPEGSPRAEPDTRVCGSCCAEFFDLADLERHQKNCTKNPLVLIVNDGPASPPEPFSPGSPSEDPDELVGDSAAGADRIECSGPTESSGPEEVESMDVDVPPAHCSGSANSHGSVVSSLDHSGNVGTGSGPATGASAISTSLPQLANLNDLGGLSMISSNVIIENLQSTKVAVAQFSQGTRSSGTGCKVAVPALMEQLLALQQQQVHQLQLIEQIRHQILLLASQSPETAEAPRSPSRMSGTGTSPLSALSSHLSQQLAAAAGLAQSLASQSASISNLKHLTAAAAVVQLPQGDPGSAAAPSGGESSQSIGTPSTVGTLSSERQPAQPPLGNPSLVKTSTAAFGIGNLLNPVANPLLPQTLPSNPMFPNSLPSVGTTVEDLSSLAALAQQRKGKSPSITSFEPKSSPEEAFFKHKCRFCAKVFGSDSALQIHLRSHTGERPYKCNICGNRFSTRGNLKVHFQRHKEKYPHIQMNPYPVPEHLDNIPTSTGIPYGMSMPPEKPVTSWLDSKPVLSTLTSSVGLLLPPTLHSLPPFIKKEESHSVAIMSPSSSIRSDSGAAELSAKTNDCVSEEGEGGTLPTSNGKTEESTQPINFFTSVSSAMESSRDCATGSPPVTTNPLVPLMSEPFKAKFPFAGLLEPIHTSETSKLQQLVENIDRKGSDPNECVICHRVLSCQSALKMHYRTHTGERPFKCRVCGRAFTTKGNLKTHYSVHRAMPPLRVQHSCPICQKKFTNAVVLQQHIRMHMGGQIPNTPLPDTYPESMGSDAGSFDERNFDDLENFSDDNMESMEDFPDSSIPDTPRSTEASQDSRCSSPGQPEHIGRGSVEGQTKVTQQELLEELQASRARSMENGSLEGDRLTNDSSSLGGDVESQSAGSPTLSESTSSMQAPSPTNSAPVHRKSPNFEDRQLKALSLDHINMGSKQPPATGALDLTSCNSSKDALTMMFPFRERSTFKNTACDICGKTFACQSALDIHYRSHTKERPFICTACNRGFSTKGNLKQHMLTHQMRDLPSQLFEPSTPSPSPSLLSTSSLASMIKTEVNGFLHGSYQDAKDPVVSLATSQPATSPPVLSSAPPRRTPKQHNCNSCGKTFSSSSALQIHERTHTGEKPFACTICGRAFTTKGNLKVHMGTHMWNSAPARRGRRLSVDGPMAFLGTNPVKFPEIFQKDMVSRAGNGDPTGFWNQYAAAFSSGLAMKANEISVIQNGGLPPLSGGVGHGGSSPLGGGTGSMEKLPVSEASSALAGLEKMAGADNGTHFRFARFMEDNKEIVTN, from the exons ATGTCGCGGAGGAAACAAGCGAAGCCGCAGCATTTCCAGTCGGACCCGCGTTTGGCCTTATCGGAGCACAATG GGGACGTTGGGCCTTGTCCAGAGGGCTCCCCGAGAGCGGAGCCGGACACCCGTGTCTGCGGGAGCTGCTGCGCGGAGTTTTTTGACCTCGCCGACCTGGAGCGGCACCAGAAGAACTGCACTAAGAACCCGTTGGTCCTGATCGTGAACGACGGCCCGGCTTCCCCTCCCGAGCCGTTCTCCCCGGGCTCGCCAAGCGAAGACCCCGATGAGCTGGTGGGCGACTCGGCGGCAGGCGCTGATCGCATCGAGTGTAGCGGCCCCACTGAGAGCAGCGGCCCGGAAGAAGTGGAATCCATGGATGTCGACGTGCCCCCAGCTCACTGTAGCGGCAGTGCCAATAGCCACGGTTCTGTCGTGAGCAGCCTGGACCACAGTGGCAATGTCGGGACTGGTTCTGGTCCGGCCACCGGAGCCTCGGCCATATCCACGTCTCTACCTCAGCTAGCCAATCTGAACGATCTAGGCGGTCTGTCCATGATCAGCAGCAACGTCATCATCGAGAACCTACAAAGCACCAAGGTGGCTGTGGCTCAGTTCTCCCAGGGAACCCGCTCCAGCGGTACTGGCTGCAAAGTGGCGGTACCGGCCCTGATGGAGCAGCTTCTGGctttgcagcagcagcaggtccACCAGTTACAGCTCATCGAGCAGATCCGCCACCAGATCCTGCTGCTGGCATCACAAAGCCCCGAGACGGCCGAGGCACCCAGAAGCCCCTCCAGGATGTCGGGGACGGGCACCAGCCCGCTGTCGGCCCTCAGCTCACACCTCTCCCAGCAGCTAGCTGCGGCCGCAGGGCTGGCTCAGAGTCTTGCCAGCCAATCTGCCAGCATCAGCAATCTGAAACACTTGACGGCAGCGGCGGCAGTGGTGCAGCTACCTCAGGGTGACCCTGGCAGTGCAGCGGCACCCTCTGGGGGCGAGTCGTCTCAGAGCATTGGCACGCCATCGACTGTGGGCACCCTGTCCTCAGAAAGGCAACCTGCACAGCCTCCCCTTGGCAATCCATCACTGGTGAAAACATCCACGGCTGCTTTTGGGATAGGGAACCTTTTAAATCCTGTAGCAAATCCGCTACTACCTCAGACCCTTCCTAGCAATCCCATGTTCCCTAACTCACTGCCCAGTGTGGGCACAACTGTGGAAGACTTGAGCTCACTGGCTGCCCTGGCACAGCAAAGGAAAGGCAAGTCCCCCAGCATCACCTCATTTGAGCCCAAGAGCAGTCCAGAGGAGGCTTTCTTCAAACACAAATGCAGATTCTGTGCCAAGGTGTTTGGGAGTGACAGTGCCTTGCAGATCCACCTGCGGTCTCATACTGGGGAGAGGCCGTACAAATGTAACATCTGCGGGAACCGCTTCTCCACCCGTGGGAACCTGAAAGTCCACTTCCAGAGGCATAAAGAGAAGTACCCTCACATCCAGATGAACCCTTACCCCGTTCCAGAACATTTAGATAACATTCCGACCAGTACTGGCATTCCATATGGCATGTCCATGCCACCGGAAAAGCCAGTAACCAGTTGGCTGGATAGTAAGCCGGTTCTGTCTACCCTGACCTCCTCCGTGGGCCTATTGCTTCCACCAACCCTCCACAGTCTGCCCCCTTTcattaagaaagaggagagcCATTCTGTGGCCATTATGAGCCCCTCAAGCTCCATCAGAAGCGACTCAGGTGCGGCCGAGCTCTCTGCAAAGACTAACGATTGTGTCTCAGAAGAAGGCGAAGGTGGTACCCTTCCTACCTCAAACGGGAAGACCGAAGAGAGCACTCAACCCATCAACTTCTTCACCAGTGTAAGCTCTGCCATGGAGAGCAGCAGAGACTGTGCCACCGGCAGCCCTCCTGTGACCACCAATCCTCTGGTGCCGCTCATGTCTGAGCCCTTTAAGGCTAAGTTCCCCTTCGCAGGGCTCCTGGAGCCCATTCACACCTCGGAGACCTCCAAGCTGCAGCAGCTCGTGGAGAACATTGACAGGAAGGGGAGTGACCCTAACGAGTGCGTCATCTGTCACCGAGTGCTCAGCTGCCAGAGTGCGCTGAAGATGCACTACCGCACACACACTGGTGAGAGGCCCTTCAAGTGCAGGGTGTGTGGCCGCGCGTTCACCACCAAGGGCAACCTGAAGACGCACTACAGTGTCCACCGTGCCATGCCCCCACTCCGGGTCCAGCACTCCTGCCCTATCTGTCAGAAGAAGTTCACCAATGCTGTGGTCCTGCAGCAGCACATCCGTATGCATATGGGAGGGCAGATTCCCAATACCCCCCTCCCTGACACTTACCCTGAGTCTATGGGGTCAGATGCGGGCTCCTTCGATGAGAGAAACTTCGATGATTTGGAGAACTTCTCTGATGACAACATGGAAAGCATGGAAGACTTCCCCGACAGCAGTATTCCAGACACGCCCAGATCTACCGAAGCCTCCCAAGACAGCCGTTGTTCCTCCCCGGGTCAACCTGAGCATATTGGGAGGGGAAGTGTGGAGGGCCAGACCAAGGTGACCCAGCAAGAGctactggaggagctgcaggccAGCAGAGCAAGATCCATGGAAAATGGCTCCTTGGAGGGGGACCGCCTCACCAACGACTCCTCATCCCTGGGGGGTGATGTCGAGAGCCAAAGTGCTGGAAGCCCAACTCTTTCCGAGTCTACCTCGTCAATGCAGGCTCCGTCTCCCACCAACAGTGCCCCTGTTCACCGCAAGTCCCCCAACTTTGAGGACCGACAGTTGAAGGCTTTGTCACTGGACCATATTAATATGGGTTCCAAGCAGCCCCCAGCCACTGGGGCTCTAGATCTGACATCCTGTAACTCCTCAAAGGACGCCCTGACCATGATGTTTCCCTTCCGTGAGCGCAGCACCTTCAAGAACACGGCGTGTGACATCTGTGGCAAGACCTTCGCCTGCCAGAGTGCCTTGGACATTCATTACCGAAGTCATACCAAAGAGAGACCGTTCATTTGCACAGCCTGCAACCGGGGCTTCTCTACCAAGGGCAACCTCAAGCAGCACATGCTTACTCACCAGATGCGAGACCTGCCCTCACAGCTCTTTGAACCCTCCACCCCGAGCCCCAGTCCTTCACTCCTCTCCACCAGCTCCCTGGCCTCCATGATCAAGACGGAGGTTAACGGCTTCCTCCACGGCTCCTACCAGGATGCCAAGGACCCTGTGGTGAGCCTGGCGACATCGCAGCCTGCCACATCGCCCCCAGTGCTCTCTTCGGCCCCCCCTCGGCGGACACCTAAGCAGCATAATTGCAACTCCTGTGGAAAGACCTTCTCCTCTTCCAGTGCCCTGCAGATCCACGAACGGACGCACACTGGGGAGAAACCATTCGCATGCACTATCTGTGGACGAGCTTTCACTACCAAAGGCAATCTCAAG GTTCATATGGGAACTCACATGTGGAACAGTGCCCCTGCCAGGCGGGGCCGCAGGCTATCTGTGGATGGTCCCATGGCCTTTCTGGGCACCAACCCCGTGAAGTTTCCCGAGATCTTCCAGAAGGACATGGTGTCGCGAGCCGGCAACGGCGACCCCACTGGCTTCTGGAATCAGTACGCCGCAGCCTTTTCCAGCGGCCTGGCCATGAAGGCCAACGAGATCTCGGTCATCCAGAACGGgggtctgccacctctgtctggGGGTGTGGGCCACGGGGGCAGCTCCCCTCTGGGGGGCGGCACGGGGAGTATGGAGAAGCTGCCCGTCTCCGAGGCGAGCAGCGCACTTGCTGGGCTGGAGAAGATGGCTGGCGCTGACAATGGGACCCATTTCCGCTTTGCGCGCTTCATGGAGGATAATAAAGAAATAGTCACCAACTAG